A window from Brachionichthys hirsutus isolate HB-005 chromosome 4, CSIRO-AGI_Bhir_v1, whole genome shotgun sequence encodes these proteins:
- the rab35b gene encoding ras-related protein Rab-35b: MARDYDYLFKLLIIGDSGVGKSSLLLRFADNTFSGSYITTIGVDFKIRTVEINGEKVKLQIWDTAGQERFRTITSTYYRGTHGVIVVYDVTSAESFVNVKRWLHEINQNCDDVCRILVGNKNDDPNSKVVETTDAQKFAEQMGINLFETSAKENINVEEMFNCITELVLRAKKEVLAKQQQQQQNDVVKLNRNSKRKKKCC; this comes from the exons ATGGCCAGGGACTACGATTACCTCTTCAAGCTGCTCATCATCGGGGACAGCG GAGTCGGGAAGAGCAGTCTCCTCCTGCGATTTGCAGACAACACATTTTCAG gtaGCTACATCACGACGATCGGTGTGGACTTTAAGATCCGGACGGTAGAAATCAACGGGGAGAAGGTGAAGCTACAGATCTGGGACACAGCAGGGCAGGAGCGCTTCCGCACCATCACCTCCAC ATACTACAGGGGGACGCATGGCGTCATCGTGGTCTATGACGTCACAAGTGCAGAGTCCTTCGTCAACGTCAAACGATGGCTACATGAAATCAACCAGAACTGTGACGACGTGTGCCGAATATTAG TGGGAAACAAAAACGACGACCCGAACTCCAAGGTGGTCGAGACGACTGATGCACAGAAGTTTGCCGAGCAGATGGGAATCAACCTGTTTGAGACGAGTGCAAAAGAGAACATCAATGTTGAAGAG ATGTTCAACTGCATCACAGAGCTAGTGCTAAGAGCCAAGAAAGAGGTGCTggccaagcagcagcagcagcagcagaacgacGTGGTCAAACTCAACCGGAACAGTAAACGAAAGAAAAAGTGCTGCTAG